One Sodalis praecaptivus DNA segment encodes these proteins:
- a CDS encoding NCS2 family permease — MLEKLFKLTAHRTTVRTEIVAGLTTFLAMAYILFVNPTILSATGMDKGSVFVATCLAAAIGSMLMGFIANYPIALAPGMGLNAFFTYTVVLHMGYTWQIALGAVFLSALIFFALSIFKIREWIITSIPLPLRSGIAAGIGLFLAIIALQGAGIVVDNPATLVGLGDLTRPGPLFAMLGFIVIVVLEARRVPGAVLIGILAITFLSIAVGISPFAGVVSMPPSIAPTFLQLDIRGALDISLVSVIFAFLFVDVFDNSGTLIGVTKRAGLADEQGNIPKMGKALVADSAAALFGSLLGTSTTTSYVESAAGVSAGGRTGLTAIVVGILFLLSLFFAPLASSVPAFATAPALLFVAVLMTSGLAEIDWRDITVSAPVTVTALTMPLTYSIANGIAFGFITWTLVKLLTGRYRDLNVALIVLSILFVIKLGWLSA, encoded by the coding sequence ATGTTGGAAAAACTATTTAAATTGACGGCCCACCGCACCACGGTACGTACCGAGATTGTCGCGGGCCTGACGACCTTTTTGGCAATGGCTTATATCTTGTTTGTCAACCCGACTATCCTCAGCGCCACCGGTATGGACAAAGGCTCGGTGTTTGTTGCGACCTGTCTTGCGGCGGCAATCGGCTCTATGTTGATGGGGTTTATCGCCAACTACCCGATCGCCCTGGCACCCGGCATGGGGCTGAACGCCTTTTTCACCTACACCGTGGTGTTGCATATGGGGTATACCTGGCAAATCGCGCTGGGTGCGGTGTTCCTGTCGGCGTTAATTTTCTTTGCGCTGTCGATCTTTAAAATCCGCGAATGGATCATCACCAGCATTCCCCTGCCGCTGCGTTCGGGTATTGCCGCCGGTATCGGTTTATTCCTGGCTATCATCGCGCTACAGGGCGCCGGCATCGTGGTGGATAATCCGGCGACGCTGGTCGGCCTGGGCGATCTCACCCGGCCGGGACCGCTGTTTGCCATGCTGGGCTTCATTGTTATCGTGGTGCTGGAAGCGCGGCGCGTGCCGGGCGCGGTGTTAATCGGTATTCTGGCGATTACTTTTCTGTCCATCGCGGTGGGCATCAGCCCGTTTGCCGGCGTCGTCTCCATGCCGCCGTCAATCGCCCCGACCTTCCTGCAACTGGACATCCGCGGCGCTTTGGATATCTCGCTGGTGAGCGTCATTTTCGCCTTCCTGTTTGTGGACGTGTTTGATAACTCCGGCACGCTTATCGGCGTGACCAAACGCGCAGGGCTGGCGGATGAACAGGGCAATATCCCTAAAATGGGCAAAGCGCTGGTGGCCGACAGCGCCGCGGCGCTTTTTGGCTCGCTGTTGGGTACCTCCACCACCACCAGCTATGTCGAATCCGCCGCGGGCGTCAGCGCCGGCGGCCGCACGGGTCTTACGGCGATCGTTGTCGGTATCCTGTTCCTGCTCAGCCTGTTTTTCGCGCCGCTGGCCTCAAGCGTCCCCGCGTTCGCTACCGCGCCGGCGCTGCTGTTTGTGGCGGTGCTAATGACCTCCGGGCTGGCGGAAATAGACTGGAGAGATATCACCGTGTCGGCCCCGGTCACCGTTACCGCTCTGACCATGCCGCTGACCTACTCGATTGCCAACGGCATCGCCTTCGGTTTCATTACCTGGACGCTGGTAAAACTGCTGACCGGTCGTTATCGCGATCTGAACGTGGCGCTGATTGTGCTGTCGATTCTGTTTGTCATCAAGCTGGGCTGGCTCAGCGCCTAA
- a CDS encoding alpha-galactosidase, which yields MEKSLVQLQSPRVTVIIRCLPFPELIYWGRSLAHGDAAMVAALDRPIPNSRIDEDAPVSLSPENGRGLFSVPGLEGHRQGQDWSPVFTTRTYQHTGQTLTLVCEDPHARLTLRIELTLCKQTGVLRTRQLLTNGGEEDYWVNRLAVTLTLPDRAREVMAFHGRWISEFRRHRLNLAHGGFVQENRRGRTSHEYFPALVIGQPGFSEQQGELWGLHLAWSGNHRLRADCKSDGRRQVQAEALYFPGEIVLAPDESLSTPWVYATWSGEGLNGMSAAFHRYLRQSRLPAAVATPRPVHLNTWEGIYFDHQPDYIEQMAQRAAALGVERFIIDDGWFRGRNSDTTALGDWYTDPEKYPQGLTPVIDAVKRTGMQFGIWVEPEMISQDSLLFRKHPDWVLGLASYPRPLGRNQWVLDLCNEAVYRYLLARLSWLLGEHDIRYVKWDFNREVVQPAHGGQASMTRQTRQMYRLFDELNQRFGQVEFESCASGGGRMDYAMLKRCCRFWPSDSNDALDRQQIQRGASYFFPPEVLGTHIGDSPCHATGRRHTLQFRALTALFGHMGIELDPVRADAEQQAGFAHYIALYKQLRPLLHHGRAFRIDAEQPGQLIHGVVAEDASTAVVLISQPTLPEYALCGQLRVPGLTPARRYRVKVWDKPDSLCQPRNSAMKRYPAWLTQTLTLSGEWLGEVGLAMPVLEPESALLLGFIAE from the coding sequence ATGGAAAAGTCGCTGGTCCAATTGCAAAGCCCCCGCGTGACGGTCATCATCCGTTGCCTGCCGTTTCCGGAATTAATTTACTGGGGGCGCTCACTCGCCCACGGCGATGCAGCGATGGTCGCGGCGCTGGATCGCCCGATACCCAATAGCCGCATCGACGAGGACGCCCCTGTGTCGCTGAGTCCTGAGAACGGGCGTGGCCTCTTTAGCGTGCCGGGGCTGGAAGGCCACCGCCAGGGCCAGGACTGGTCGCCGGTGTTCACGACGCGGACCTATCAACACACAGGCCAAACGCTGACGCTAGTTTGCGAGGATCCCCACGCCCGACTGACGCTGCGCATCGAATTGACCTTGTGCAAACAAACCGGCGTGCTGCGCACTCGCCAGCTGCTGACCAACGGCGGCGAGGAAGACTACTGGGTTAATCGCCTTGCGGTCACCTTGACCTTACCCGATCGCGCCCGCGAGGTGATGGCGTTCCACGGGCGCTGGATAAGCGAATTCCGCCGCCATCGTCTGAACCTGGCGCACGGCGGCTTTGTACAGGAAAACCGCCGCGGACGGACCTCCCATGAATACTTTCCGGCCCTGGTGATAGGCCAGCCGGGTTTTAGCGAACAGCAAGGCGAGCTCTGGGGCCTGCATTTGGCCTGGAGCGGCAATCACCGCCTGCGGGCGGATTGTAAAAGCGACGGACGCCGGCAGGTGCAGGCCGAAGCGCTCTATTTCCCGGGCGAAATCGTTCTGGCGCCCGATGAATCCCTCAGCACACCCTGGGTCTACGCCACGTGGTCGGGAGAGGGTCTTAACGGTATGAGCGCGGCCTTTCATCGCTACTTGCGCCAATCGCGCCTCCCGGCGGCGGTGGCGACGCCACGCCCGGTGCATCTCAATACCTGGGAGGGGATCTATTTCGATCATCAGCCGGACTATATTGAACAAATGGCGCAACGGGCGGCAGCGCTGGGCGTAGAGCGATTCATTATCGATGATGGCTGGTTTCGCGGCCGCAACAGCGACACGACGGCGCTGGGGGATTGGTATACCGACCCGGAAAAATACCCGCAGGGCCTGACGCCGGTCATCGACGCGGTCAAGCGCACCGGTATGCAGTTCGGCATTTGGGTAGAGCCGGAAATGATAAGCCAGGACTCGTTGTTGTTCCGCAAACACCCGGACTGGGTGCTGGGACTGGCGTCCTATCCCCGGCCGCTCGGACGGAATCAATGGGTGCTGGATTTGTGCAACGAAGCGGTGTATCGCTACCTGTTGGCGCGCCTGAGTTGGCTTTTGGGCGAGCACGATATCCGCTATGTAAAATGGGACTTCAACCGCGAGGTGGTGCAGCCCGCCCATGGCGGACAGGCCAGCATGACCCGTCAGACCCGGCAGATGTATCGCCTGTTTGATGAGTTGAACCAGCGTTTTGGGCAGGTGGAGTTTGAATCCTGCGCCTCGGGCGGCGGGCGGATGGACTACGCCATGCTGAAACGCTGCTGCCGTTTTTGGCCCTCAGACAGCAATGATGCGCTGGACCGACAACAGATTCAGCGCGGCGCCAGCTATTTCTTTCCCCCCGAGGTGCTCGGCACGCATATCGGCGATTCACCGTGTCATGCCACCGGCCGGCGACACACGTTGCAGTTCCGCGCCCTGACCGCACTGTTTGGCCATATGGGCATTGAACTTGATCCGGTGCGGGCCGACGCCGAACAGCAGGCCGGCTTTGCCCACTATATCGCGCTGTATAAACAGCTGCGCCCGCTACTGCATCACGGTCGTGCGTTCCGTATTGATGCAGAGCAGCCGGGGCAGCTGATTCACGGGGTGGTAGCGGAAGACGCCTCGACAGCGGTAGTGCTGATAAGCCAGCCGACATTGCCGGAATATGCGTTGTGTGGGCAACTGCGCGTTCCCGGGCTGACCCCCGCGCGCCGGTATCGGGTTAAGGTCTGGGATAAGCCCGACAGCCTATGCCAACCGCGCAACAGCGCGATGAAACGCTATCCCGCCTGGCTAACGCAGACCCTGACCCTCAGCGGCGAATGGCTCGGCGAAGTCGGCCTGGCGATGCCGGTGCTGGAGCCCGAATCCGCCCTGCTGCTGGGATTTATCGCTGAATAG
- a CDS encoding MFS transporter produces MQVPLQVSHLRNGAFWLFALFLFGYFFIMAAYYPFFPLWLLDINQLSKSDTGLVFGSIALFALAFQPIMGPLSDKLGLRKTLIAIIVGLLVLSAPFFIYVFSPLLHKNIKLGALVGGAYLGFVFTGGSHALEAYVEKVSRHCGFEYGKARLFGCLGWALCASVVGLLFSVNCQWVFWLASGCALILVVLLWLARPDHAPAGVNPAPTPSHPTPAFSLKTAADLLKKPDAWWFMLYIIGVPCVYDVFDQQFANFFTSFFTTHQRGTQIFGFVTTGGEVLNALIMFFTPFIIGKIGSKNALLLAGGIMAFRIIGSAFATSAVEVILLKMLHMFEVPFLLVGSFKYITRVFEVRFSATVYLIGFCFSKQLSMIFMSYFAGRLYDLIGFRSTYLILGGVVLTFTLIAAFSLNGRSAATEASGRHRVH; encoded by the coding sequence ATGCAGGTACCGCTTCAGGTTAGCCATTTGCGTAATGGCGCGTTCTGGCTATTTGCCCTGTTTCTGTTCGGCTATTTTTTTATCATGGCGGCTTATTACCCTTTTTTTCCCTTGTGGCTGCTCGACATCAATCAGTTAAGTAAATCCGATACGGGTCTGGTCTTCGGCAGCATTGCCCTGTTTGCACTGGCGTTCCAACCGATTATGGGGCCCCTTTCGGATAAATTAGGGCTGCGCAAAACGCTCATCGCCATCATCGTGGGCTTGCTGGTGTTATCCGCACCGTTTTTTATTTATGTTTTCAGCCCGCTGCTGCACAAGAATATCAAACTCGGGGCGCTGGTCGGCGGCGCCTATTTGGGCTTTGTCTTTACCGGCGGATCGCACGCTTTAGAAGCCTATGTGGAAAAAGTCAGTCGCCACTGTGGATTCGAGTATGGCAAGGCACGGCTCTTCGGTTGTTTGGGTTGGGCGCTGTGCGCATCGGTGGTCGGCCTGTTGTTCAGCGTTAATTGCCAATGGGTGTTCTGGCTGGCGTCGGGTTGTGCGCTGATCCTGGTGGTGCTGCTTTGGCTTGCCAGGCCGGATCATGCCCCGGCCGGGGTCAACCCTGCGCCGACGCCCTCCCACCCTACTCCAGCGTTTAGCCTGAAAACCGCCGCCGATCTGCTGAAAAAGCCAGACGCTTGGTGGTTCATGCTTTATATAATCGGCGTCCCCTGCGTCTATGATGTTTTCGATCAGCAGTTCGCCAACTTTTTTACCTCGTTTTTCACCACGCACCAGCGCGGCACGCAAATTTTCGGTTTTGTCACCACCGGCGGCGAAGTGCTTAACGCCCTGATTATGTTTTTTACCCCGTTTATTATCGGCAAAATCGGCAGTAAAAATGCCCTATTGCTGGCGGGCGGGATTATGGCGTTTCGTATCATTGGCTCAGCCTTCGCCACGAGCGCTGTCGAAGTTATCCTCCTGAAGATGCTGCATATGTTTGAGGTCCCCTTTTTATTGGTGGGATCATTTAAATATATTACCCGCGTGTTTGAGGTGCGTTTCTCGGCCACCGTTTATCTTATCGGCTTCTGTTTTAGTAAACAGCTGTCGATGATCTTCATGTCCTATTTCGCCGGCCGTCTGTACGATCTTATCGGTTTTCGATCCACCTACCTGATATTGGGGGGCGTGGTGTTGACCTTTACCCTTATCGCCGCCTTTTCTCTCAACGGCCGTTCCGCCGCTACCGAGGCGTCTGGCCGCCACCGCGTTCACTAA
- a CDS encoding LacI family DNA-binding transcriptional regulator, translating to MSLKAIAKTLGLSVTTVSRAINGYSDVSATTRERVLAEANRLEYRPNALARRLKMGRTEAVGLVYPLQPRVLNNAAFLEMIGSISCELAHGNIDLLLVSDKCETQPPAYIRLIESQRVDALIVAHTLEQDERLSHLRQHALPFLALGRSGQASQHAWFDFDNYQGGVLAVEHLARLGHRRIAWLGSSNRQMYVQQRLEGYLAAMRQAGLPCPAEYQRRVEANRRAGFLATRELLALPAPPTAIITDCDALGDGAANALQQAGLLARVSLIVYDGLPVDTVIPCHVTAVVQATRAEVGRQIAVMTRALMAGTPATELQVLWQPTLEEGETTRAPWAP from the coding sequence ATGTCGCTGAAAGCCATTGCCAAAACGCTCGGGTTATCCGTCACCACCGTCAGCCGCGCTATTAACGGTTATAGCGATGTCTCTGCCACCACGCGCGAGCGGGTGCTGGCGGAAGCGAACCGCTTGGAATACCGACCCAACGCGCTCGCCAGGCGGCTGAAGATGGGGAGGACCGAGGCGGTGGGGTTGGTGTATCCGCTACAGCCGCGGGTATTGAATAATGCCGCCTTTCTGGAAATGATAGGCTCCATTAGCTGCGAGCTGGCGCACGGCAATATCGATCTGCTCTTGGTGTCCGACAAATGCGAGACGCAGCCGCCGGCCTATATCCGGCTTATCGAAAGTCAGCGAGTGGATGCGCTTATCGTGGCGCATACCCTTGAGCAAGACGAGCGGTTGAGCCACCTGCGGCAACATGCTCTGCCGTTTTTGGCGCTGGGGCGCAGCGGTCAAGCGAGCCAGCATGCCTGGTTCGATTTCGACAATTACCAGGGCGGCGTGCTCGCGGTGGAACATTTGGCACGGCTGGGGCACCGGCGTATCGCCTGGCTGGGCAGCAGTAACCGCCAGATGTACGTTCAGCAGCGGCTCGAGGGCTACCTGGCGGCGATGCGCCAGGCCGGGCTGCCGTGCCCGGCGGAGTATCAGCGCCGGGTAGAGGCCAATCGCCGGGCCGGCTTTCTGGCCACCCGTGAACTACTGGCGTTGCCCGCGCCGCCGACCGCGATCATTACCGACTGCGATGCGCTGGGCGACGGCGCGGCCAACGCGCTGCAACAGGCGGGGCTGCTGGCGCGTGTGTCTCTTATCGTCTATGACGGCCTGCCGGTGGACACAGTGATCCCGTGCCACGTGACGGCGGTGGTGCAGGCGACGCGCGCCGAGGTGGGTAGACAGATAGCCGTGATGACCCGCGCTTTGATGGCCGGCACGCCGGCGACAGAGCTGCAAGTGTTATGGCAACCGACGTTGGAGGAAGGAGAGACCACCCGAGCGCCGTGGGCGCCCTGA
- a CDS encoding flavin reductase family protein: MNSRKRDFPTEKARQYLEPGPIVLLSSHRRGQNNIMTLGWHTMLEFSPSLLGCVIAAGNHSFSLVRDSGECVINLPTTDLTDKVVAIGNTSGASVDKFRENGLTPVKATKVSAPLIAECHANFECRLYDDQLVDRYNFFIFEIVKAHVAARPRHPQTLHYTGEGVFMVAGDIISRRGQFKPEML; the protein is encoded by the coding sequence ATGAACAGCCGCAAACGGGATTTCCCCACCGAAAAGGCGCGTCAATACCTGGAGCCAGGCCCTATTGTGCTGCTCTCCTCGCACCGGCGCGGGCAAAACAATATCATGACGTTAGGTTGGCATACGATGTTGGAATTTTCGCCATCGCTACTCGGCTGCGTCATTGCCGCCGGCAATCACAGTTTCTCCCTGGTGCGGGACAGCGGCGAGTGCGTCATTAATCTGCCCACCACCGACTTGACCGATAAGGTCGTGGCGATAGGCAATACCAGCGGCGCCAGCGTCGATAAATTTCGTGAAAATGGCCTGACGCCGGTCAAGGCAACGAAGGTCAGCGCGCCGCTGATTGCCGAATGTCACGCCAACTTCGAGTGTCGCCTCTACGATGACCAACTGGTGGACCGCTACAACTTCTTTATTTTCGAGATAGTCAAAGCCCATGTCGCCGCGCGGCCGCGGCATCCGCAAACGCTGCACTATACCGGCGAGGGGGTGTTTATGGTGGCAGGCGACATCATCAGCCGGCGCGGCCAATTCAAACCCGAGATGCTGTAG
- a CDS encoding DeoR/GlpR family DNA-binding transcription regulator → MLQETRLHRISALLATLDRVTTGRISEALGISRETARRDIIALEALGVLRRVHGGAVAVKPTSEPPLAVRSAVRAREKRAIARAAARLMQPGQTVFLDAGSTTTMLAEELSAMAGLTIFTNSLDAARKLAAASEQTPGAHQVIVIGGELAPGGHALIGAAAIANIYRYRADFAMLSPVGIDANDGASSYDHQEAEVARAMTQRAARLVILADHGKLGVTSRAVYAPPADIALLITDKAALQQPAYQALSRVLNEAIIAE, encoded by the coding sequence ATGCTTCAGGAAACCCGTCTACATCGGATAAGCGCGCTGCTGGCGACGCTCGATCGCGTGACCACCGGCCGCATCAGTGAAGCGCTGGGTATTTCCCGCGAGACCGCGCGGCGGGATATCATCGCGCTGGAGGCGCTCGGCGTGTTGCGCCGGGTACACGGCGGCGCGGTGGCGGTCAAACCAACATCCGAGCCGCCACTGGCGGTGCGCAGCGCGGTGCGCGCTAGGGAAAAACGCGCCATCGCCCGCGCCGCGGCGCGACTGATGCAGCCAGGGCAAACGGTTTTTCTCGACGCCGGCAGCACCACCACGATGCTGGCGGAAGAGTTGAGCGCCATGGCCGGTTTAACCATTTTCACCAACAGTCTGGATGCCGCGCGCAAGCTGGCGGCGGCCAGCGAGCAGACGCCCGGGGCACATCAGGTGATCGTGATAGGCGGTGAACTTGCCCCCGGCGGCCATGCGCTAATCGGCGCCGCCGCGATCGCCAACATTTATCGCTACCGGGCGGATTTCGCCATGCTCTCCCCGGTCGGTATCGACGCTAACGACGGCGCCAGCAGCTATGATCATCAGGAAGCCGAAGTGGCGCGGGCAATGACCCAGCGCGCGGCCAGACTGGTGATCCTGGCGGACCACGGCAAGCTCGGCGTGACCAGCCGCGCGGTTTACGCCCCGCCCGCCGATATCGCGCTGCTGATAACGGATAAAGCCGCGCTGCAACAGCCGGCATACCAAGCGTTGAGTCGGGTCTTGAACGAGGCCATAATCGCCGAATAA
- a CDS encoding aspartate aminotransferase family protein, with amino-acid sequence MASRSTIMDTNSFRAEHAAGLDDDARRLTERRGRLLGGSYRLFYRKPVHLVRGKGQYLWDAAGHQYLDAYNNVASIGHCHPAVIDAVQRQMSQLNTHTRYLHETILDYSERLLATLPAEIDRAMYMCTGSEANDLAIRVARAWSGGTGIIVSQEAYHGTSDLTSGASPALGSGQPLAPTTRLVAPPDRYRVETSDLGAWFANEIQRQIDDMAAHGIKFAGLLADSIFSSDGVMVGPRGFLQPAVEVVHNNGGVFIADEVQPGFARTGEAFWGFARHGVVPDIVTVGKPMGNGMPVSGLLAKSEVLAAFSDRIPYFNTFGGNPVSMAAAEAVLDVIAREDLQAHSLRVGNRLQEELRGLAAKYSCVGDVRGAGLFIGFELVSDRERKTPDKALALDVIEKLRDRFVLTSVAGPYGNVLKLRPPLAFQPGDIDWLVGALDGALAESVQNARQG; translated from the coding sequence ATGGCGTCACGTTCTACCATCATGGATACGAACAGTTTTCGTGCGGAGCATGCGGCGGGTCTGGATGACGACGCCCGGCGGTTGACCGAGCGGCGCGGCAGGTTGCTGGGAGGATCCTACCGGCTGTTTTATCGCAAGCCGGTGCATTTGGTGCGCGGCAAGGGGCAATATTTGTGGGATGCCGCCGGACATCAATATCTGGATGCGTACAACAATGTCGCCAGTATCGGCCACTGTCATCCGGCGGTTATCGACGCCGTCCAGCGGCAGATGAGCCAGTTGAATACCCATACCCGCTATCTGCATGAAACCATCCTCGATTATAGCGAACGGCTGCTGGCCACTCTGCCGGCGGAAATCGACCGCGCCATGTACATGTGTACCGGCTCCGAAGCCAACGACCTGGCCATCCGGGTCGCCCGCGCTTGGAGCGGCGGCACGGGGATTATCGTCAGCCAGGAAGCCTACCATGGCACCAGCGATCTCACCTCTGGCGCGTCCCCGGCGCTGGGCAGCGGTCAGCCGCTGGCGCCGACCACCCGGCTGGTAGCGCCGCCGGATCGTTATCGCGTCGAGACGTCGGATTTAGGCGCCTGGTTCGCCAATGAAATTCAGCGGCAAATCGACGATATGGCGGCGCACGGCATTAAATTCGCCGGGCTGCTGGCGGATTCCATCTTCTCCTCGGACGGCGTCATGGTCGGACCGCGCGGATTCTTGCAGCCGGCGGTGGAGGTGGTGCATAACAATGGCGGCGTATTTATCGCCGATGAAGTTCAGCCCGGTTTTGCCCGCACCGGCGAAGCCTTCTGGGGATTCGCCCGCCACGGCGTGGTGCCGGATATTGTCACCGTCGGCAAGCCCATGGGCAATGGCATGCCCGTTTCCGGCCTGCTGGCCAAAAGTGAGGTGCTGGCTGCATTCAGCGATCGCATTCCGTATTTCAATACTTTTGGCGGCAATCCGGTATCGATGGCGGCGGCAGAGGCGGTGCTGGACGTCATTGCGCGCGAAGATCTCCAGGCCCATAGCCTTCGCGTCGGCAACCGGCTGCAGGAGGAACTGCGGGGGCTGGCGGCAAAATACTCTTGCGTGGGCGACGTGCGCGGCGCCGGGTTGTTTATCGGTTTTGAACTGGTGAGCGATCGCGAGCGCAAAACGCCGGATAAAGCGTTGGCGCTGGATGTCATTGAAAAATTGCGCGATCGCTTCGTGCTGACGTCTGTGGCCGGCCCATACGGCAACGTATTGAAATTGCGTCCGCCGCTGGCGTTTCAGCCAGGGGATATCGACTGGTTGGTGGGCGCGCTGGACGGCGCGCTGGCTGAGAGCGTGCAAAACGCCCGGCAAGGCTAA
- a CDS encoding DNA-3-methyladenine glycosylase I, translating into MTAWDPALPRCIWARNDALMRDYHDTEWGVPQHDGRMLWEMLMLEGFQAGLSWITVLRKRAAFREAFCGFDPRQVAAFTEQDVQRLLADAGIIRARAKIEATIAGARLYCHMADHGESFSDFCWHFTGGEVLKGDGVTQVASTPLSTRISSELKKRGFKFVGPTIVYAWMQAVGIVNDHSAECFCRERRAPRR; encoded by the coding sequence ATGACGGCATGGGATCCGGCGCTCCCGCGCTGCATATGGGCACGTAATGATGCCCTCATGCGCGATTATCACGACACGGAATGGGGCGTGCCGCAGCATGACGGCCGTATGCTGTGGGAAATGCTGATGCTGGAAGGCTTTCAAGCCGGGTTGTCCTGGATTACCGTGCTGCGAAAACGCGCGGCTTTCCGCGAAGCGTTTTGCGGCTTTGACCCACGCCAGGTGGCCGCGTTCACCGAGCAGGACGTACAACGCCTGCTGGCCGATGCGGGTATTATCCGCGCTCGCGCGAAAATTGAGGCGACGATCGCCGGCGCCCGCCTCTATTGCCACATGGCGGACCACGGGGAATCATTCAGCGACTTTTGCTGGCATTTCACCGGCGGGGAGGTGCTGAAAGGCGACGGCGTCACGCAGGTCGCCTCGACGCCGCTTTCAACGCGGATTTCCTCTGAGCTGAAAAAACGCGGCTTTAAATTTGTAGGGCCGACGATTGTTTACGCCTGGATGCAGGCCGTCGGAATAGTGAACGATCACAGCGCCGAATGCTTCTGCCGAGAGCGCCGGGCCCCCCGCCGCTAA
- a CDS encoding DUF1471 domain-containing protein codes for MKRSLLLMTPLLLAGMTLSAFGAQPITRQDAVNKQALGTISVTGAANLDELERNIAQKADRAGAKYYVIIATTGKNRLHGDALLYQ; via the coding sequence ATGAAAAGATCTTTGTTATTGATGACGCCGCTATTGTTGGCCGGCATGACTCTTTCCGCTTTCGGCGCCCAGCCTATTACGCGGCAGGACGCCGTCAATAAACAGGCCTTGGGCACCATCTCCGTCACCGGCGCCGCGAATTTAGATGAATTAGAGCGCAATATCGCGCAAAAAGCGGATCGGGCCGGCGCAAAATATTATGTAATTATCGCCACCACCGGAAAAAATCGGCTACACGGCGACGCCTTGCTTTACCAATAA